The following are encoded in a window of Flavobacterium psychrotrophum genomic DNA:
- a CDS encoding macro domain-containing protein, with amino-acid sequence MPHNLNIKLVHYNTPALGAAWQKHFEFDPNVQIVDANIFDAQCDAIVSPGNSFGFMDGGLDLFISQKYGWDIQAELQRRIKQLSLNELLVGQTEIMQSRSGKFIVCAPTMRVPGSQQIPESVNAYLAMKGILSARISHPEINSVAVPGLCTGTGKMPFNVAANQMFMAYKEIVKKEVPEFPLFIDAVKHHQSLKTNKEFL; translated from the coding sequence ATGCCACACAACCTCAACATAAAACTCGTACACTACAATACCCCAGCACTTGGCGCTGCATGGCAAAAGCATTTTGAATTTGACCCTAATGTGCAGATTGTTGACGCCAATATTTTTGATGCGCAGTGCGATGCTATTGTTAGTCCGGGAAATTCTTTCGGGTTTATGGATGGCGGACTCGATTTGTTTATTTCCCAGAAATACGGCTGGGACATACAAGCTGAGCTTCAGCGCAGGATAAAACAGCTCTCCCTTAACGAATTGCTGGTGGGGCAAACCGAAATAATGCAATCCCGGTCGGGAAAATTCATTGTTTGTGCACCAACCATGAGGGTACCCGGCAGCCAACAAATACCTGAATCGGTTAATGCCTACCTTGCCATGAAGGGAATTTTATCTGCCCGTATATCCCATCCGGAGATAAACAGCGTTGCCGTACCCGGCCTATGCACGGGCACAGGAAAGATGCCTTTTAACGTAGCGGCTAACCAAATGTTTATGGCTTACAAAGAAATTGTAAAAAAAGAAGTCCCCGAATTTCCTTTATTTATTGATGCCGTTAAACACCATCAGTCACTAAAGACAAATAAAGAATTTTTATAA
- a CDS encoding family 43 glycosylhydrolase, which yields MLRKLLLCGLLTATFASYSQVLPPPELPVLPFNPKNPGVHDPVMAKDGDTYYVFGTGKGISTMYSKDLKTWTEGKPIFETLPEWVLKALPSFKGDIWAPDIIFYKGQYHIFYACNATPGKPDAAIGHATSPTLNQKSPKYKWTDQGKIVQSVLGRDLWQAIDPNIIVDDNGTPWFVFGSFWDGLKAVKMTNDMAGFALPEEWHTIARRPSTQKLYNYGLEDSQIEGAFVYKHGDYYYLFASFDMCCRGVNSNYHVVVGRSKSVTGPYVDKAGYDMLDGNGTDFAIGDGVKYAALGHNSVYKIDGKEYFVAHGYSIADGGASKLIITELKWDKNGWPLVEIK from the coding sequence ATGCTAAGAAAACTACTATTATGTGGGCTGCTGACTGCAACATTTGCATCATACAGCCAGGTACTTCCACCGCCGGAATTACCGGTTTTACCCTTTAACCCTAAGAACCCCGGTGTACATGATCCTGTAATGGCAAAAGATGGCGACACCTACTATGTTTTTGGAACCGGCAAGGGCATTAGTACCATGTACTCTAAAGACCTTAAGACCTGGACCGAGGGTAAACCTATTTTTGAAACATTGCCCGAATGGGTACTAAAAGCGCTTCCGTCATTTAAGGGAGATATATGGGCTCCGGATATTATTTTCTATAAGGGGCAGTACCATATTTTTTATGCCTGTAATGCTACTCCGGGCAAACCCGATGCAGCGATAGGACATGCTACCAGCCCTACCCTAAACCAAAAAAGCCCGAAATACAAATGGACCGATCAGGGCAAGATAGTGCAGTCTGTACTGGGACGCGACCTGTGGCAGGCCATAGATCCTAATATTATTGTAGATGATAATGGCACGCCGTGGTTTGTATTTGGTTCGTTTTGGGATGGACTGAAAGCTGTGAAAATGACTAATGATATGGCGGGCTTTGCCCTGCCGGAAGAGTGGCATACCATAGCACGCAGGCCAAGTACTCAAAAGCTGTATAATTATGGTTTAGAAGACAGCCAGATAGAGGGCGCATTTGTGTACAAGCACGGTGATTATTACTACCTGTTTGCATCTTTTGATATGTGTTGCCGGGGTGTAAACAGCAACTACCATGTGGTGGTGGGCAGGTCTAAATCAGTCACCGGGCCGTATGTAGATAAAGCCGGTTATGATATGCTGGACGGTAACGGTACCGACTTTGCCATAGGCGACGGCGTTAAATATGCCGCCCTTGGACACAACTCGGTTTATAAGATAGATGGTAAAGAGTATTTTGTGGCACACGGCTACTCCATTGCCGATGGTGGGGCATCCAAGCTCATTATTACCGAACTGAAATGGGATAAAAATGGGTGGCCGCTGGTGGAAATTAAATAG
- a CDS encoding UDP-N-acetylmuramate--L-alanine ligase yields MRTHFIAIGGAAMHNLALALHSKGYKVTGSDDAIFEPSRTRLEKKGLLPETLGWFPERITADIEAIILGMHAKADNPELLKAQELGLKIYSYPEFLYEQSKNKTRVVIGGSHGKTTITSMILHVMHYHNIEVDYMVGAQLEGFDTMVHLTEDNDFIVLEGDEYLSSPMDRRPKFHLYQPNIALISGIAWDHINVFPTFENYVEQFEIFIQQITNGGILVYNENDPEVKRIAEAATNPIRKLPYSTPQYGVENGITLLETPEGPMPISVFGAHNLNNLAGAKWISQNMGVDEADFYEAIATFKGASKRLEKIAENGKNVAYKDFAHSPSKVAATTRAVKEQYPDKTLIACLELHTYSSLNADFLKEYRGALDAADVAVVFYSPDAVKIKQLEEVSYEQIAEAFNREDLIIYTNPAAFKQYLYELKYDTKGAALLLMSSGNYGGLNFDEVKNLI; encoded by the coding sequence ATGCGTACACATTTTATCGCCATAGGGGGCGCTGCCATGCACAACCTGGCACTAGCCCTGCACAGTAAAGGATATAAAGTAACCGGCAGCGACGATGCCATTTTTGAACCCAGCCGTACCCGCCTCGAAAAGAAAGGCCTGCTACCGGAAACACTGGGCTGGTTCCCTGAGCGCATTACAGCCGATATCGAAGCCATCATCCTAGGGATGCACGCCAAGGCCGATAACCCTGAGCTGCTTAAGGCGCAGGAACTCGGATTGAAAATATACAGCTATCCGGAGTTTTTATATGAGCAGAGCAAGAACAAAACCCGCGTAGTCATTGGCGGAAGCCACGGCAAAACTACCATTACCAGTATGATACTGCACGTAATGCACTACCACAACATTGAGGTAGACTATATGGTAGGTGCTCAGCTGGAAGGTTTTGATACCATGGTGCACCTTACCGAAGATAATGACTTTATTGTACTGGAGGGTGACGAATACCTTTCATCGCCTATGGACAGGAGGCCGAAATTTCACTTATACCAGCCTAATATTGCCCTGATAAGCGGCATAGCGTGGGATCATATCAATGTGTTCCCTACGTTTGAGAACTATGTAGAGCAGTTTGAAATATTCATACAGCAAATAACCAACGGCGGTATCCTTGTTTACAATGAGAACGATCCTGAGGTAAAACGCATTGCCGAAGCAGCGACTAACCCCATACGGAAGCTGCCTTACAGCACGCCGCAGTATGGTGTAGAAAATGGTATTACGCTTTTAGAAACGCCTGAAGGGCCAATGCCAATATCGGTATTTGGGGCACACAATCTTAATAACCTTGCCGGAGCCAAATGGATCAGCCAGAACATGGGTGTAGATGAAGCCGACTTTTATGAGGCCATTGCTACCTTTAAAGGGGCAAGCAAGCGCCTTGAAAAAATAGCCGAAAATGGTAAGAATGTCGCTTATAAAGATTTTGCGCATTCGCCTAGTAAGGTTGCCGCTACTACACGCGCCGTTAAGGAGCAGTACCCTGATAAAACACTTATTGCCTGTTTAGAGCTGCATACCTACAGCAGTCTTAATGCCGACTTTTTAAAAGAGTACCGTGGCGCGCTTGATGCTGCCGATGTTGCGGTAGTGTTCTATAGCCCCGATGCGGTGAAGATAAAACAACTTGAAGAAGTTAGTTATGAGCAAATAGCGGAGGCTTTTAATAGGGAAGACCTTATTATTTACACCAACCCCGCTGCATTTAAGCAATACCTGTACGAATTAAAATATGATACCAAAGGTGCTGCATTGCTGCTTATGAGCAGCGGCAACTATGGTGGACTTAATTTTGATGAGGTTAAAAACCTTATTTAG